The following proteins are co-located in the Micromonospora coriariae genome:
- a CDS encoding winged helix-turn-helix domain-containing protein, whose protein sequence is MGVALRDARRSVTSWCRRHTIGGDGAVAAVRRGQRQGEPGMLSREQELELIDVLRGVHPDEFGLDEELWTRQSLTTLIQRRFDLPLDAGAVGAYLRAWGLGPREPRERACGLCVSAVERWVRSEYPTITRAAQEHLAEVYWIGRVRLRGTMPAADVISAVSSRGRVRFMITTPTVDPPLPRDFVLRLSGEEQRTVHLIVDGSWPRNEWPRRLPRRIVLHPLPSCGRAVAA, encoded by the coding sequence GTGGGGGTTGCACTCAGAGACGCACGGCGTTCGGTCACCAGTTGGTGCCGGCGCCACACAATCGGCGGTGACGGGGCGGTGGCAGCCGTCCGTCGCGGACAGCGGCAGGGCGAGCCGGGAATGCTCAGCCGCGAACAGGAACTCGAACTGATCGACGTGCTGCGGGGCGTCCACCCCGACGAGTTCGGCCTGGACGAGGAGCTGTGGACGCGGCAGAGCCTGACCACGCTCATCCAGCGCCGGTTCGACCTGCCGCTGGACGCGGGCGCGGTCGGGGCGTACCTGCGGGCCTGGGGGTTGGGTCCGCGGGAGCCGCGCGAGCGCGCCTGCGGGCTCTGCGTCAGCGCGGTCGAACGCTGGGTACGCAGCGAGTACCCGACGATCACCCGGGCTGCCCAGGAGCACCTCGCCGAGGTCTACTGGATCGGCCGGGTGCGGCTGCGCGGCACCATGCCGGCGGCCGACGTGATCTCCGCCGTCTCGTCCCGCGGTCGGGTTCGCTTCATGATCACCACGCCGACCGTCGACCCGCCACTCCCCCGCGACTTCGTGTTGCGACTCAGCGGCGAGGAGCAGCGCACCGTGCACCTGATCGTGGACGGCTCGTGGCCGCGCAACGAGTGGCCGCGCCGACTCCCACGGCGGATCGTGCTGCACCCCCTGCCCAGCTGCGGCCGGGCGGTCGCGGCCTGA
- a CDS encoding DUF305 domain-containing protein, producing the protein MTAPATTDSEHDEAPVAPDRGDRPATRRYGVLALAAMLVVGLLLGYAGGLLTPGLTRPGDTSVEAGFARDMTTHHAQAVEMSLTAYRSATLPGVRQMAVDIATGQQGEIGAMQTWLREWELSPTGSQPPMSWMSDGATVKNGLMPGMATPQEMAALRDAQGVEVDRQFLTLMINHHLGGIHMIDAVLGETDNAEVLRVARTMKATQQNELNNLRQLQAQAKG; encoded by the coding sequence ATGACCGCTCCCGCCACCACCGACAGCGAGCACGACGAGGCTCCGGTCGCTCCGGATCGGGGCGACCGGCCCGCCACGCGGCGCTACGGCGTACTGGCCCTGGCCGCCATGCTGGTGGTGGGCCTGCTGCTCGGGTACGCCGGCGGCCTGCTCACCCCGGGCCTCACCCGGCCCGGTGACACCTCGGTCGAGGCGGGCTTCGCTCGGGACATGACGACGCACCACGCCCAGGCGGTGGAGATGAGCCTGACCGCCTACCGGTCGGCGACGCTGCCCGGGGTGCGGCAGATGGCCGTGGACATCGCCACCGGGCAGCAGGGCGAGATCGGCGCCATGCAGACCTGGCTGCGGGAGTGGGAGCTGAGCCCGACCGGGTCGCAGCCTCCAATGTCGTGGATGTCCGACGGGGCAACCGTGAAGAACGGGCTGATGCCGGGGATGGCGACCCCGCAGGAGATGGCCGCGCTGCGCGACGCCCAGGGTGTCGAGGTCGACCGGCAGTTCCTGACCCTGATGATCAACCATCATCTCGGCGGCATCCACATGATCGACGCGGTGCTCGGCGAGACCGACAACGCCGAGGTGCTTCGGGTGGCGCGCACCATGAAGGCCACCCAGCAGAACGAGCTGAACAACCTCCGGCAGCTCCAGGCGCAGGCCAAGGGCTGA
- a CDS encoding DUF3105 domain-containing protein produces the protein MSISTPGGPERRPTVVSTGKKPAAGRPASGAKAGSGKPAGTPRAGGKGPRKPIAPVKVSQGRAWGPIALFVAVGVLAAGIIGYGAWASFQGSKPWDKRANAIDGIVNIRKSDPDSLKYESHKSGPLTWKISPPVGGVHNAAWQNCMGEVYDAPIANEHAVHSLEHGAVWITYRPDLPKDQVDKLAGKVRGVEKTMMSPYEGLDKPISLQAWGYQLKVDNADDSRIDEFIKDLRVNASVEGPTALCNQGVTATGTTPRELQQQPPTQ, from the coding sequence ATGAGCATCAGCACCCCGGGTGGCCCTGAGCGCCGCCCGACCGTGGTCAGCACCGGCAAGAAGCCGGCCGCGGGCCGGCCGGCGTCCGGCGCCAAGGCCGGCTCCGGCAAGCCGGCGGGCACTCCGCGGGCAGGTGGCAAGGGTCCCCGCAAGCCGATCGCCCCGGTCAAGGTGAGTCAGGGCCGGGCCTGGGGCCCGATCGCTCTCTTCGTCGCCGTGGGCGTGCTCGCGGCCGGCATCATCGGCTACGGCGCCTGGGCGTCGTTCCAGGGCTCCAAGCCGTGGGACAAGCGGGCGAACGCCATCGACGGCATCGTCAACATCCGCAAGTCGGACCCGGACAGCCTGAAGTACGAGTCGCACAAGTCCGGTCCGCTGACCTGGAAGATCTCGCCGCCGGTGGGTGGGGTGCACAACGCCGCCTGGCAGAACTGCATGGGCGAGGTGTACGACGCCCCGATCGCCAACGAGCACGCGGTGCACAGCCTGGAACACGGCGCGGTGTGGATCACCTACCGCCCGGACCTGCCGAAGGACCAGGTCGACAAGCTCGCCGGCAAGGTGCGTGGCGTCGAGAAGACGATGATGAGCCCGTACGAGGGACTGGACAAGCCGATCTCGCTCCAGGCGTGGGGCTACCAGCTCAAGGTCGACAACGCCGACGACTCGCGGATCGACGAGTTCATCAAGGACCTGCGGGTGAACGCCTCCGTCGAGGGCCCGACCGCGCTGTGCAACCAGGGTGTCACCGCCACCGGCACCACGCCGCGTGAACTTCAGCAGCAGCCGCCGACCCAGTAA